In one Paraburkholderia megapolitana genomic region, the following are encoded:
- a CDS encoding amylo-alpha-1,6-glucosidase: MQDPEALGGLTHTGGATPAAPDAFIAPENQNTASPAQYVLKSGDTFIVNDALGDITGRDDGLFVNDTRVLSQLRLTFGGRAPSLLSGSVSSDNAAFTAHLTNRPLPPLGGDITPEGVIHVERVRVLSGTVLNEAIELTNYGTSDAVVPLSISFASDFRDMFEVRGLKRDKHGTLEPARVENEDVLINYIGLDDVERRVQIAFSPKPDNLLAGRADYTVSLPAQACVSIYLSVSVQVKALTQAQADAPSAGVQQPLHYLSGAHLSQIDAARPRVGRAAVRAGLVDAHLVMRERRRASAHIRSSNPLFNAWIDRSLADIGLLTTDLPSGPYPYAGIPWFSTPFGRDAVITSMQTLWLQPSLAAGVLRFQAEHQARENSAFRDAAVGKIIHEMRKSEMAATGEVPFAQYYGGVDTTPLFIGLAGAYAERTGDLALIDELWPALDRAAGWVKGVCDKNRYGLLDYQRESDGGLANQGWKDSHDSVFHADGRFPDGPIALVEVQAYASAAFDTMAHFSTLRGLTSDAADYAQRAKAIRACVEDKYWMEDAGFYGIALDGHGELCRVLASNAGHLLAFGLPERSRGEAVARALESTLFHTGWGVRTLAAGQPRFNPMAYHNGSVWPHDNALCARGAARYGGKATAVRLLQALFQAAVNFDMRLPELFCGFPRRRGEPPTAYPVACLPQAWAAGSPFMMLEACLGVTIDAARREVRIEQPMLPDGIDWLEVGDLRVGDATVTITFRRVAGKVVASAEQGDVRVVALL, translated from the coding sequence ATGCAGGATCCAGAAGCACTCGGCGGACTGACACACACGGGCGGTGCAACACCGGCCGCACCTGACGCATTCATCGCACCCGAAAACCAGAACACCGCGAGCCCGGCACAGTACGTGCTGAAATCCGGCGACACCTTCATCGTCAACGATGCATTGGGCGACATCACCGGTCGCGACGACGGATTGTTCGTCAACGACACGCGCGTGCTGTCGCAATTGCGGCTCACTTTCGGCGGCCGCGCACCGTCGCTGTTGTCGGGCAGTGTTAGCAGCGACAACGCGGCCTTCACCGCGCACCTGACCAACCGGCCGCTGCCGCCGCTCGGCGGCGACATTACGCCGGAAGGTGTGATTCACGTCGAGCGTGTGCGCGTGCTGTCGGGCACGGTGCTCAACGAAGCGATCGAACTCACCAACTACGGCACGAGCGATGCGGTCGTGCCGTTGTCTATTTCTTTCGCCAGCGACTTCCGCGACATGTTCGAAGTGCGCGGCCTGAAGCGCGACAAGCACGGCACGCTCGAGCCGGCGCGTGTCGAGAACGAAGACGTGCTGATCAACTACATCGGGCTCGACGATGTCGAGCGGCGCGTGCAGATCGCCTTTTCGCCGAAGCCCGACAACCTGCTTGCCGGACGTGCCGATTACACGGTAAGCCTGCCTGCGCAAGCGTGCGTGTCGATCTACCTGTCGGTGTCGGTACAGGTCAAGGCGTTGACGCAAGCGCAGGCTGACGCGCCGAGCGCGGGTGTCCAGCAGCCGCTGCACTACCTGAGCGGCGCGCATCTGTCGCAGATCGATGCGGCGCGCCCGCGTGTGGGCCGTGCTGCGGTGCGCGCCGGCCTCGTCGATGCGCACCTGGTGATGCGCGAGCGCCGCCGCGCGTCTGCGCACATCCGTTCGAGCAATCCGTTGTTCAACGCGTGGATCGACCGTTCGCTGGCCGACATCGGCCTGCTGACCACCGATCTCCCCTCCGGCCCGTATCCGTATGCCGGTATCCCGTGGTTCTCGACGCCGTTCGGCCGCGATGCGGTCATTACGTCGATGCAAACACTCTGGCTGCAGCCTTCGCTCGCGGCCGGCGTGCTGCGCTTTCAGGCCGAACACCAGGCGCGCGAGAACTCGGCGTTCCGCGACGCGGCGGTCGGCAAGATCATCCACGAGATGCGCAAGAGCGAGATGGCGGCAACCGGCGAGGTGCCGTTCGCGCAGTACTACGGCGGTGTCGACACGACACCGCTGTTTATCGGGCTGGCCGGCGCCTATGCGGAACGCACCGGCGATCTCGCACTGATCGACGAACTGTGGCCCGCGCTCGATCGCGCAGCCGGCTGGGTGAAGGGCGTGTGCGACAAGAACCGTTACGGGCTGCTCGACTATCAGCGCGAATCGGATGGTGGACTCGCGAACCAGGGTTGGAAAGACAGCCACGATTCCGTGTTCCACGCGGACGGTCGTTTCCCCGATGGACCGATCGCACTGGTCGAAGTGCAGGCGTACGCGAGCGCCGCGTTCGACACGATGGCGCATTTCTCGACGCTGCGCGGCCTGACCAGCGATGCCGCCGACTACGCTCAACGCGCGAAGGCAATTCGTGCGTGCGTCGAGGACAAGTACTGGATGGAGGACGCGGGCTTCTACGGCATTGCGCTCGACGGTCATGGCGAGCTGTGCCGCGTGCTTGCATCGAATGCGGGGCACCTGCTGGCGTTCGGCTTGCCCGAGCGCAGCCGCGGCGAAGCGGTGGCGCGTGCGCTCGAGTCGACGCTGTTCCATACGGGCTGGGGCGTGCGTACGCTCGCCGCGGGGCAACCGCGCTTCAATCCGATGGCGTATCACAACGGTTCGGTCTGGCCGCACGACAACGCGCTGTGTGCTCGCGGCGCGGCGCGCTACGGCGGCAAGGCGACCGCGGTGCGTCTATTGCAGGCGCTGTTTCAGGCCGCGGTGAATTTCGACATGCGCCTGCCCGAGCTGTTCTGCGGTTTCCCGCGTCGTCGTGGCGAACCGCCTACGGCATACCCGGTCGCCTGCTTGCCGCAAGCGTGGGCGGCTGGCTCGCCGTTCATGATGCTCGAAGCATGCCTCGGCGTGACGATTGACGCCGCGCGGCGCGAAGTCCGCATCGAACAGCCGATGCTGCCGGACGGTATCGACTGGCTCGAAGTCGGCGATCTGCGGGTGGGCGACGCGACGGTCACGATCACGTTCCGGCGCGTGGCGGGGAAGGTGGTGGCGTCGGCGGAGCAGGGGGATGTGCGGGTCGTGGCGTTGTTGTAA
- the gltA gene encoding citrate synthase, with protein MNDSTTHATLTFSDGSEAIDLPIYKGTLGPDVIDIRKLYGQTGKFTYDPGFMSTASCNSAITYIDGDKGELLYRGYPIDNLAQNADFLETCFLLLTGELPNQQQKDEFVETVTKHTMVHEQMHIFFRGFRRDAHPMAILVAAVGALSAFYHDSLDINNPRHREISATRMIAKLPTLVAMAYKYSIGQPFVYPQNDLSYSANFMQMMFSTPAEEYKVNDVLVRALDRILILHADHEQNASTSTVRLAGSSGANPFACIAAGIACLWGPAHGGANEAALNMLEEIGSVDKIPEFIKQVKDKNSGVKLMGFGHRVYKNYDPRAKLMRETCYEVLEELGLHDDPLFKLAMALEKIALEDDYFVSRKLYPNVDFYSGIVQRALGIPTSMFTCIFAMARTVGWIAQWNEMIADPEQKIGRPRQLFVGETSREAKPIAQR; from the coding sequence ATGAACGATTCGACGACACACGCAACGCTCACGTTTTCCGATGGTAGCGAAGCCATCGATCTGCCGATCTACAAGGGCACGCTCGGCCCGGACGTGATCGACATCCGCAAACTGTACGGCCAGACCGGCAAGTTCACGTACGACCCGGGCTTCATGTCGACGGCGTCGTGCAACTCTGCGATTACGTATATCGATGGGGACAAGGGCGAACTGCTGTACCGCGGCTACCCGATCGATAACCTCGCGCAGAACGCGGATTTTCTCGAAACCTGCTTCCTGCTGCTGACGGGCGAACTGCCGAACCAGCAGCAGAAGGATGAATTCGTCGAGACCGTCACGAAGCACACGATGGTGCACGAACAGATGCACATCTTCTTCCGCGGCTTCCGGCGCGATGCACATCCGATGGCGATTCTCGTTGCCGCGGTCGGTGCGTTGTCGGCGTTCTATCACGACTCGCTCGACATCAATAACCCGCGGCATCGCGAGATTTCGGCAACACGCATGATTGCCAAGCTGCCGACGCTCGTCGCAATGGCCTACAAGTACAGCATCGGTCAGCCGTTCGTGTATCCGCAGAACGATTTGTCGTACAGCGCGAACTTCATGCAGATGATGTTCTCGACGCCCGCTGAAGAGTACAAGGTCAACGACGTGCTGGTGCGCGCGCTCGACCGCATCCTGATCCTGCATGCGGACCACGAGCAGAACGCGTCGACGTCGACGGTGCGACTGGCGGGCTCGTCGGGTGCGAATCCGTTTGCCTGTATCGCGGCAGGAATTGCATGCCTGTGGGGTCCGGCACACGGCGGCGCAAACGAAGCGGCGCTGAACATGCTCGAAGAAATCGGTTCGGTCGACAAGATCCCCGAGTTCATCAAGCAGGTGAAGGACAAGAACTCGGGCGTGAAACTGATGGGCTTCGGCCACCGCGTGTACAAGAACTACGATCCGCGCGCGAAGCTGATGCGCGAGACCTGCTACGAAGTGCTGGAAGAACTGGGCCTGCACGACGACCCGCTCTTCAAGCTCGCGATGGCGCTGGAAAAGATCGCGCTCGAAGATGACTATTTCGTGTCGCGCAAGCTGTATCCGAACGTCGACTTCTACTCGGGCATCGTGCAACGCGCGCTCGGTATCCCGACGTCGATGTTTACCTGCATCTTCGCGATGGCGCGTACTGTCGGCTGGATTGCGCAATGGAACGAGATGATCGCCGATCCGGAACAGAAGATCGGCCGTCCGCGTCAGTTGTTCGTCGGCGAAACGTCGCGCGAAGCGAAGCCGATCGCGCAGCGCTAG
- a CDS encoding alpha/beta fold hydrolase, whose amino-acid sequence MPYVEAGEGELLLFVHGSLCDYRYWQPQLAGLSARYRCVAVSLTHYWPVTDTPTDLPFSWSDHAGELAEFIERFGAGPAHVVGHSRGGCVAFHFARRHSQWLRTLTLADPGGPLQIAGRTPAKLPETANALRARAAQLIETGEVDAGLQLFVDSVSRPGFWAKSTTAFRTMATDNAHTLARQFRDPLPAYTPEDAAEIRCPLLLIDGEKSPDMFRRTATALATWCPDARRETVRGASHGMNLAHPAAFNRYIDTFIREVGSAPAVTAADR is encoded by the coding sequence ATGCCTTATGTCGAGGCCGGCGAGGGAGAACTGCTGCTCTTCGTGCACGGCTCGCTGTGCGACTACCGCTACTGGCAACCGCAGCTCGCGGGTCTCTCCGCGCGTTATCGCTGTGTCGCCGTGAGCCTCACGCACTACTGGCCGGTCACCGATACGCCCACCGACCTTCCATTCAGCTGGAGCGATCACGCGGGCGAGCTGGCCGAATTTATCGAACGATTCGGTGCCGGGCCGGCGCATGTGGTCGGTCATTCGCGCGGTGGCTGTGTGGCGTTTCATTTCGCGAGGCGTCATTCGCAGTGGCTGCGCACACTGACGCTGGCCGATCCGGGCGGTCCACTGCAGATCGCGGGACGCACGCCGGCGAAGCTCCCTGAAACAGCCAATGCGCTGCGCGCAAGGGCTGCACAGTTGATCGAAACGGGCGAGGTGGATGCGGGATTGCAGCTGTTCGTCGACTCGGTGAGCCGGCCGGGTTTCTGGGCGAAGAGCACGACGGCGTTCCGCACGATGGCGACAGACAATGCCCATACGCTCGCACGACAGTTTCGCGATCCGTTGCCGGCCTACACACCGGAGGATGCTGCCGAAATACGCTGCCCGCTGTTGCTGATCGATGGAGAGAAGAGTCCCGACATGTTTCGCCGCACGGCTACGGCGCTGGCAACATGGTGTCCGGATGCGCGCCGCGAGACCGTACGCGGCGCATCGCACGGCATGAATCTGGCACATCCGGCCGCATTCAACCGCTACATCGACACGTTCATTCGCGAGGTGGGTAGCGCGCCCGCCGTCACTGCCGCCGACCGCTAA
- the mreB gene encoding rod shape-determining protein, whose translation MAQPTSHPPLFSRLFRQNVAVDLGTANTLIYTDDGGIVLNQPSVVCFQKQGEARRDHVTAGGTPIVAAVGNEAKQMLGRAPGNLEAVRPMRHGVIADFPAAEHMIRQFVAMARPRQLFGRRATFTICVPAGATQVERRAIKEAAVSAGAWKVSLIGESLASAVGAGLPVASATGSMVVDIGGGTTEVGVIALGGAVYSGSIRVGGDQFDQAIVNHVRSVYGVLLGEQTAEYVKKTIGSALRDVPLERMNATGRSVEDGLPRTVQLSNHDIAEAIVAPLRQVIGAVKTGLESAPPELITDIAGSGIVLTGGGALLGHLDRCLSEQLGVAVRVADEPLTCAVRGAGAALGMVDAFAFD comes from the coding sequence ATGGCCCAACCGACGTCGCACCCGCCGCTGTTCAGTCGCCTGTTCCGTCAGAACGTGGCGGTCGACCTCGGCACGGCGAATACGCTGATCTATACCGACGACGGCGGCATCGTGCTCAACCAGCCGTCCGTCGTCTGTTTCCAGAAGCAGGGCGAAGCGCGCCGCGATCATGTCACGGCCGGCGGTACGCCGATCGTGGCCGCTGTCGGCAACGAGGCGAAGCAGATGCTCGGCCGCGCGCCCGGCAATCTCGAAGCGGTCCGGCCGATGCGACACGGCGTCATCGCCGACTTTCCCGCCGCCGAACACATGATCCGGCAGTTCGTGGCGATGGCTCGCCCGCGCCAGCTGTTCGGCCGTCGCGCGACGTTCACGATCTGCGTGCCGGCGGGCGCGACCCAGGTCGAACGCCGCGCGATCAAGGAAGCAGCGGTATCGGCGGGGGCGTGGAAGGTGAGCCTGATCGGCGAGTCGCTGGCGTCGGCGGTCGGTGCGGGATTGCCGGTGGCGTCGGCGACTGGATCGATGGTGGTCGATATCGGCGGCGGCACCACCGAGGTCGGTGTGATCGCGCTGGGCGGCGCCGTGTACAGCGGGTCGATCCGCGTCGGCGGCGACCAGTTCGACCAGGCGATCGTCAACCATGTGCGCAGCGTGTACGGCGTGCTGCTCGGGGAGCAGACAGCCGAATACGTGAAGAAAACCATCGGCTCGGCGTTGCGCGACGTACCGCTCGAGCGCATGAACGCGACCGGGCGCAGCGTCGAAGACGGCCTGCCGCGCACGGTCCAGCTAAGCAATCATGACATCGCAGAGGCAATCGTCGCGCCGCTGCGGCAGGTGATCGGCGCGGTGAAAACCGGGCTCGAAAGCGCACCGCCCGAACTGATCACCGATATCGCCGGAAGCGGCATCGTGCTGACCGGCGGCGGCGCGCTGCTCGGCCATCTGGACCGCTGCCTGAGCGAGCAGCTCGGCGTCGCCGTGCGCGTGGCCGACGAACCGCTGACCTGCGCTGTCCGCGGAGCAGGCGCGGCGCTCGGCATGGTGGACGCGTTCGCGTTCGATTGA
- a CDS encoding alpha/beta hydrolase has protein sequence MAWEQFEHGWRLAPANLPAQSLVVLLHGVGSNARDLTPLADFWHGALPDTAFVSLDGSEPFDGGFGGRQWFSLREIDAANRVERVADAYPALLRVLTAELAHWRVAYEKLALVGFSQGSIMSLHHVASNPDGAAAVVAYSGRLSSPVGVHSGTAVTLIHGTDDEVIPVRELEHAASALEDAGYTVDAYALPGVGHTISADGAALGRDALVKALG, from the coding sequence ATGGCGTGGGAGCAATTCGAACATGGCTGGCGGCTTGCACCGGCGAACCTGCCTGCGCAGTCGCTGGTGGTGCTGCTGCACGGCGTGGGCAGCAACGCGCGCGACCTGACGCCGCTCGCCGATTTCTGGCACGGCGCGTTGCCCGATACGGCGTTCGTGTCGCTGGACGGCAGCGAGCCGTTCGACGGTGGTTTCGGCGGGCGTCAGTGGTTCAGCCTGCGGGAGATCGACGCGGCGAATCGCGTGGAGCGTGTCGCGGATGCCTACCCGGCGCTGCTCCGCGTGCTGACCGCCGAACTCGCGCATTGGCGCGTTGCTTACGAAAAGCTTGCGCTGGTTGGTTTTTCGCAGGGCTCAATTATGTCGTTGCATCATGTCGCGTCCAATCCGGATGGCGCGGCCGCAGTGGTCGCCTATTCGGGGCGTCTGTCGTCGCCGGTCGGCGTACACAGTGGCACGGCTGTCACACTGATTCACGGCACCGACGACGAAGTCATTCCGGTTCGCGAACTCGAACACGCGGCTAGCGCGCTCGAGGATGCGGGCTACACGGTCGATGCGTACGCGCTGCCGGGCGTCGGCCACACCATTTCCGCCGACGGCGCGGCGCTCGGACGCGATGCGCTGGTGAAGGCGCTGGGTTAA
- a CDS encoding DHA2 family efflux MFS transporter permease subunit, whose translation MLATIAVALATFMTVLDSSIANVAIPTISGNLGASVDQGTWVITVFAAANAVSIPLTGWLTQRIGQIKLFVGAILAFVVASWLCGIAPTLPILLLARVLQGAVAGPLIPLSQAILLGSYPKHKSSTALALWAMTATVGPIAGPLLGGWITDSYSWAWIFFVNIPVGIFAAGVTWSIYRHRETQTKRLPIDVVGLGLLIAWVASLQIMLDKGKDLDWFNSPTIVILGLSAVISFAFFLVWELTAENPIVDIRLFGQRNFLGGTVAISIAYGVFFGNFVLLPQWMQEYLNYRSVDAGLVTAPLGVFAVILAPIMGRVLPRSDARIIATFAFIGFAIVFYMRSKYLIEIDTWHLVLPTLLQGIPMAMFFVPLTAIILSGQPPHRIPAAAGLSNFVRVFCGAVGTSLAGNAWNNRTVLHHVRLTEQASVDNPLFNQQIASTQSLLQLNTQSSHALFDFTVNTQAAMMGLNDIFYVSAIIFLLIIPLIWITRPAKGGGGADAAGAH comes from the coding sequence GTGCTCGCGACCATCGCGGTCGCGCTCGCGACCTTCATGACCGTGCTCGATTCGTCGATCGCCAACGTCGCGATCCCGACCATCTCGGGCAATCTCGGTGCGTCGGTCGATCAGGGCACGTGGGTCATCACCGTATTCGCGGCGGCCAACGCCGTTTCCATCCCACTCACTGGATGGCTCACACAGCGCATCGGCCAGATCAAGCTGTTCGTCGGCGCGATCCTCGCGTTCGTGGTTGCGTCGTGGCTGTGCGGCATCGCGCCAACCCTGCCGATCCTGCTGCTCGCGCGCGTGCTGCAAGGCGCGGTGGCCGGCCCGTTGATTCCGCTGTCGCAGGCAATCCTGCTCGGCTCATATCCGAAGCACAAGTCGTCGACCGCGCTCGCCTTATGGGCAATGACCGCGACCGTCGGGCCGATTGCCGGGCCTTTGCTTGGCGGCTGGATCACCGACAGCTACAGCTGGGCGTGGATCTTCTTCGTCAACATTCCGGTCGGCATCTTTGCCGCGGGCGTGACGTGGAGCATCTACCGCCACCGCGAAACGCAGACCAAGCGCCTGCCGATCGACGTCGTCGGCCTCGGGCTGCTCATCGCGTGGGTTGCCTCGCTGCAGATCATGCTCGACAAAGGCAAGGACCTCGACTGGTTCAATTCGCCGACCATCGTCATTCTCGGTTTGTCGGCGGTGATCAGCTTCGCGTTCTTCCTCGTGTGGGAGCTGACCGCCGAAAACCCGATCGTCGATATACGGCTCTTCGGGCAGCGTAATTTTCTGGGCGGCACCGTGGCGATTTCGATTGCCTATGGCGTGTTCTTCGGCAACTTCGTGCTGCTGCCGCAATGGATGCAGGAGTACCTCAACTATCGTTCCGTCGATGCCGGGCTCGTCACCGCGCCGCTCGGCGTGTTCGCGGTGATCCTCGCGCCGATCATGGGACGTGTGCTGCCGCGCTCCGACGCGCGCATCATCGCGACCTTCGCGTTTATCGGCTTTGCGATCGTGTTCTACATGCGCTCGAAGTACCTGATCGAGATCGACACATGGCATCTCGTGCTGCCCACCTTGCTGCAAGGCATCCCGATGGCGATGTTCTTCGTGCCGCTCACCGCGATCATTCTGTCGGGCCAGCCGCCGCATCGCATTCCGGCGGCCGCAGGGCTATCGAATTTCGTGCGGGTGTTTTGCGGCGCGGTCGGTACATCCCTGGCGGGCAATGCCTGGAACAATCGTACGGTGCTGCATCATGTGCGGCTTACCGAGCAGGCCAGCGTCGACAATCCGCTCTTCAACCAGCAGATCGCGTCGACGCAATCGCTGCTGCAACTGAACACGCAGTCATCGCATGCGCTGTTCGATTTCACCGTGAACACCCAGGCGGCGATGATGGGGCTCAACGATATTTTCTATGTGTCGGCGATCATTTTTCTGCTGATCATTCCGCTGATCTGGATTACGCGGCCGGCGAAGGGTGGTGGCGGAGCGGATGCGGCAGGCGCGCATTGA
- a CDS encoding AraC family transcriptional regulator yields MEVTDPDGTDCAAFVVAQHTETLDEPWHASRRLQLLHACDGVLTVRTENGLWVIPPQHALWIAPGLLFRLSSSRPLAWHTLYVDTDDWPSLPDALPGRVVAIDRLADALLRAAARFGADYATDGPDARLMRVLLDRLPQLAAVPLALAYPRDPRIQRIAGVLTTHPADPTVLDDHALAAGVTARTAARLFVKETGQTFGQWRQQLRLLVALERLDTGASVTEVALEVGYSDVSSFIAVFKDLLGETPARYFRQDGR; encoded by the coding sequence ATGGAAGTAACCGATCCGGATGGCACCGATTGCGCGGCGTTCGTCGTCGCGCAACACACGGAGACACTCGACGAACCCTGGCACGCGTCCCGTCGCCTGCAGCTGCTGCATGCGTGCGATGGCGTGCTGACCGTGCGCACGGAGAACGGCCTGTGGGTGATCCCGCCGCAGCACGCGCTATGGATCGCTCCGGGGCTGCTGTTCCGGCTGTCGTCGTCGCGGCCGCTTGCGTGGCACACGCTATATGTAGACACGGACGACTGGCCGTCGCTGCCGGACGCGTTGCCGGGCCGTGTCGTGGCGATCGACCGGCTTGCCGATGCGCTGCTGCGCGCCGCGGCCAGGTTCGGTGCTGACTATGCGACCGACGGACCCGACGCGCGGTTGATGCGCGTGCTGCTCGATCGTCTTCCGCAGCTTGCCGCGGTGCCGCTCGCGTTGGCGTATCCGCGCGATCCGCGCATCCAGCGCATCGCCGGGGTGCTGACCACCCATCCCGCCGATCCCACCGTACTCGACGACCATGCGCTCGCGGCCGGCGTCACCGCGCGCACGGCGGCGCGTCTCTTCGTCAAGGAAACCGGCCAGACCTTCGGACAGTGGCGCCAGCAGCTACGGTTGCTGGTTGCACTCGAACGACTCGACACCGGTGCGAGCGTGACGGAGGTCGCACTCGAAGTCGGTTACAGCGACGTGTCGTCGTTCATCGCCGTATTCAAAGATTTACTTGGCGAGACGCCGGCGCGTTACTTCCGGCAGGACGGGCGCTGA
- a CDS encoding glutaminase: protein MNYPAILEQIHRDIQPYLGTGRVADYIPELAKIPADRFGMAVVTAAGDVHRIGDADERFSVQSISKLFACTLAFQLIDDELWSRVGREPSGTAFNSLVQLETEQGKPRNPFINAGALVVTDVLCRRFVSAETALVEFMRRLTGERTVDYDLRVAQSELANAHRNRAMAHFIASFGNLEMPAEVVVDAYCRQCAISMSCVELARAALFLCNGGVVPATGERILDSSSTKRLSALMLTCGTYDAAGDFVFRVGLPAKSGVGGGIVAVLPGEMAVCVWSPGLDSNGNSLAGTLALEWLTTHTGQSIF from the coding sequence ATGAACTATCCCGCGATCCTCGAACAGATTCACCGCGATATCCAGCCCTACCTCGGTACTGGCCGCGTTGCCGACTACATTCCCGAGCTGGCGAAGATACCCGCCGACCGCTTCGGCATGGCAGTCGTCACCGCCGCGGGCGACGTCCATCGCATCGGCGACGCCGACGAGCGCTTTTCGGTCCAGAGTATTTCGAAGCTGTTCGCATGCACGCTGGCGTTTCAACTGATCGATGACGAGTTGTGGTCGCGGGTCGGCCGCGAGCCGTCGGGCACCGCGTTCAACTCGCTCGTCCAGCTCGAAACGGAACAGGGCAAGCCGCGCAATCCGTTCATCAATGCAGGCGCGCTGGTGGTCACTGATGTACTGTGCCGGCGCTTCGTGAGCGCCGAAACCGCGCTGGTGGAATTCATGCGAAGACTCACCGGCGAGCGTACCGTCGACTACGACCTGCGTGTCGCGCAATCGGAACTGGCGAACGCGCACCGCAATCGCGCGATGGCGCATTTCATCGCGAGCTTCGGCAATCTCGAGATGCCGGCCGAAGTGGTCGTCGATGCTTATTGCCGGCAGTGCGCGATTTCGATGAGCTGCGTCGAGCTTGCGCGTGCGGCGCTGTTTCTATGCAACGGCGGTGTCGTGCCAGCAACCGGCGAACGGATTCTCGACAGTAGTTCGACGAAGCGGCTCTCCGCGCTGATGTTGACCTGCGGTACTTACGATGCCGCCGGCGATTTCGTCTTTCGGGTGGGGCTGCCGGCGAAAAGCGGCGTGGGCGGCGGTATCGTCGCGGTGCTGCCGGGTGAGATGGCCGTGTGCGTGTGGTCGCCGGGGCTCGATAGCAATGGGAATTCGCTGGCGGGGACGCTGGCGCTCGAGTGGCTGACTACGCATACGGGGCAGTCGATTTTTTGA
- a CDS encoding PadR family transcriptional regulator: MHRNSHHTHHSHHSRRHASDRDGLSFPERFRDPLHALWHAIGRHRGGGGGGGGRGGAFGGGTGDGGFPGGFGGRGGFGDGDGFPRGRTFTSADLQLLLLALLDKEPSHGYELIKALEARSNGFYSPSPGMVYPSLTYLEEVGFVTVEVEGNRKRYALAEPGGAHLAVNRERADMMLAKLSHIARKMDSVRRAFAGEDPSDAAEGGWVPELIQARRALKTLLFSLDNVPAAEQRRIAAILQRATQEIEDGGKQSDGKQDGSNP, encoded by the coding sequence ATGCACCGTAACTCACATCACACCCATCATTCACACCATTCCCGCCGCCACGCGTCCGACCGCGACGGCCTGAGCTTCCCCGAGCGTTTCCGGGACCCCCTCCACGCGCTGTGGCACGCCATTGGCCGTCATCGCGGCGGTGGTGGAGGCGGTGGCGGTCGTGGCGGCGCCTTCGGTGGCGGCACCGGTGACGGCGGCTTTCCCGGTGGTTTTGGCGGCCGCGGCGGTTTCGGCGACGGCGACGGTTTTCCGCGCGGTCGGACCTTCACCTCTGCCGATCTGCAACTGCTATTGCTGGCGCTGCTCGATAAAGAACCCAGCCACGGCTACGAACTGATCAAGGCGCTCGAAGCGCGTTCGAACGGCTTCTATAGCCCGAGCCCGGGCATGGTCTATCCGTCGCTGACGTACCTCGAAGAAGTAGGCTTCGTTACCGTCGAAGTGGAAGGCAACCGCAAGCGCTATGCGCTCGCCGAGCCGGGCGGCGCGCACCTCGCCGTGAACCGCGAACGCGCCGACATGATGCTGGCGAAGCTCTCGCACATCGCCCGCAAGATGGATTCGGTACGGCGCGCGTTTGCTGGCGAAGACCCGTCCGACGCCGCCGAAGGCGGCTGGGTGCCGGAACTGATCCAGGCTCGCCGTGCGCTGAAAACCCTGCTGTTCAGTCTCGACAACGTGCCTGCCGCCGAACAGCGTCGCATCGCTGCGATCCTGCAACGGGCGACGCAGGAAATCGAAGACGGCGGCAAGCAGAGCGACGGCAAACAGGACGGCAGCAATCCCTAA